In Platichthys flesus chromosome 6, fPlaFle2.1, whole genome shotgun sequence, the genomic stretch TGTCTTCCCTTATTTCTCTTCAGGCTTTAATCTGTCatggaggctgcagctgacTTTCTGAACGTGTTCCTCCCTGAGGCCGGGGGATCGTCTCTGACCCTCGgcctcttcctcgtctttctAGGTCTTCTGTACTGGTGAGTAAATACTTCAGCATCTGATTTGTTATGGAACTCTACTTCTCTGTACCAGTCAACTgatgcacacactcatcagctgagttctgttgataaagggatagtttatggtaaaaatgaaaattcactcattagcTAGTCTTCACTGAgtgtcaggggtaaacagcgttgttACTTTTCCcagttatgtttttatgttattattttagATATAAGGGTTAGGGTGAGTGTCTGCAAAGTTCATTTAGGGACACCGTAGTAGCTCTCTCCCCCTTtatctctctcccctgctgGTCCTGTAAGGAAGTGTAGCGGGGGagcagcaagtgtgtgtgtttgtgtatgtgtgtgtgtgtgtgtgtgtatgtgtttgtgtgcttttccCACATTAAGgtttcatttagattatttggcCTTGTTTAACATTAGTTTTCTTTCTGATAaatttgtttgatttctgtttttgtttgttttattttattttgttctttgttctaTGGGCAACGTGCAATCCTGGTGTAATGGCTTGAATATTTGGTGTTATTGGCTCCGTAAACTAGAGAccctcttcttttatttcattgtatgATATCACATGCAGTGATAATCCACTGGTGCAATCACACCAGTGTTAGGATTCTTAAAGTGTGCTGTGCTTGTTTTTACCCATGATAATTTCGCTTTGTTAAATTGGGTCATGAGCCTTTAACGTCTCTctttttaatctgttatttAAATCAAGTACATGCCAGTACCAATACTTTGCACATGATCCTGTGCCGTTTGATCAGTATTCTTAAATCATGTGTCACACTTGAATAAATTGTCTTTCTTGAATCATCAGCCTCCTGTCCTGCATTCAACTGTCACCCCTAAACTTTTGACCACTACaagaaagaaacattaaatGCGTCTATACTGCTTCTGTGGGGTCATCCAAGTGAAATTTGACTCGAAACggtgtcatttacaccatgtttacccctgaaactccaaaactGTGTTGTGGAGTCTTCACCCACAATCTCCATTGGTATAGTGGGGAGTAGATGATGAGGGAATTTACATTTTCCTGCGAACTATCCCTTCAAAAGGTCCCAAATAACTATAACCATAAGCAATCAGAATATTGTATTCTATTGATCCACCACTCCTCAACACAGCTCTGGGCTCTGTCTTCTAGGTATTCGTATTACCCGTATTCAGTCCTTTCTCGATGTGGCATCAAACATCCGAAGCCATTACCTTTCTTTGGCAACATATTCATGTTTCGCGAGGTAAGACTTTGCATTGAATTACCCCTGGTGTCCCTTCACTTGTTCTTATCTTTAACGTGTGTCAGAGTTTGTGTGGAttatgagcccccccccccccccccccccccgcttccccAGATCAATGTCTAACCCATCAACCACCTCCCACAGTGAGATGGAGACAGTGATGCCTCCCTTCATTTGTTTAATGCCCCTCTGTTTAAATCAAGGTTAACAGGTGAGTCTTAGTGCCGTCCCTCTTGAGCCTGTGAAAGACTTGTGAGGCTGATTACTCGTCACACTGTTGATTTTTCTGTGAATTACATTAGTTAACATTGTTCCTCTATCTCTGTTCAGGGTTTATTCGGCCCAATCGCTGATATAATAAGGACACATGGCAGAGTTTGTGGGTAAATCAAATAATTACTGTCTGAACACTTCACATATTACAATTTTCCACATTATGAAATGTAACCCTGAAATAAATCAGCAGCATTAggatgatttgatttgaatgagGCTCTCCTTGGTGTCTATCAGGTACTACTTGGGACGCAACCCAGTGGTGGTGGTTGCAGACCCTGACATGATCAGACAAGTGTTAGTCAGAGACTTCAGCAGTTTCCCAAACAGAATGGTGAGAACACCTAACCTAACTAAAGTaaaacatatactgtatattatgtGTTTACTAGTGATAGGGTAATGATAACAGCTGTTTGTATCTGTACTCTCCTGTTCTTCTATACAGACTGTTCACTTTCCCAGCAAGCCCATGTGTGACTCCCTGCTCATGCTGAGGAACGAGCGCTGGAAGCGAGTGCGGAGCATCCTGACCCCGTCCTTCAGCGCTGCCAGGTTGAAAGAGGTGAGATACAGGAAGCAGACCCTCGTTTGGCACTAGTTAGAATGAGCTGGTTTCAAAGACCTTGGGAGTGTGGAGTtggaggacacagggagaaggtggaggagttAAATTAGTAACTTTCAAGGTTTggtacaaaatatttaaatcgtGTTTTGTTACATTATAACATGGACAATGTATAAAATGGTGATAATGAAATCACAGTAGCGTAGTAACGTACACAGCTTACGTTGCAGTTTGGTGGAACTTTCAGGCCGAAGCCTGTCGGCCTTGTACTGCAGGAGAAGATATCTAATGAATTTACAGCCTCTGCTTTTAacttaaaggacccatcgtatgcccattttaccacagttgatatggttccttgggctcttaatgaaatgtctgtaacatacttCGGTCAAAATTCCACAAGGTTCAtgtaaaacagcaccctttttaccctgtctaacacagccctcctcagattgacctgttttgattGCCGCACTCTAGTGTATCGTTTTTCCggcatagaggaaccacaacaaatcatgggagttgtttttttccagagtttttgggacggtagacatgtcagatacccaaattaatgtgtagaagcactacaaaagtggaattttcataatatgtcccctttaatgtaTCAGATATGTATCTGGGTGGAGACTCATTTAACGACTGGATTTTCAACTGtgtagtgtgactgtgtgagctGTGTTTGTAGAGCCACCTTAAACTTGTTCTAATTTTCTGTGGTTTTTATGGATCAATAATGGACTTGAGTGATATTGACAAGACAGATTCCACTCACAGtaagtttgtcttttctttttagatgGCTCCACTCATCAACACAGTCACTGATGTTCTGATGAACAACCTGAATGTTTACGCTGAGTCAGGAGAGGCCTTTGACATCCACAAGTAAcgaaatgaaataataaaacaataaacaaaggaaGGTGTCTCCTTCTGTCCTGCCTCATGTTTTTAAGCGTGTGTCTGTTTCACAGATGTTTCGGCTGCTTCACCATGGATGTTATTGCCAGTGTGGCGTTTGGAACTCAGGTGGACTCTCAGAAAAACCCAGATGACCCATTTGTCCGTCACGCTCagattttcttctccttctctctcttcaagCCCATCGCCCTAATTTTCAGTGAGTGTAATGCattgatgttattattatttatattttatattatgtaagttttgtagttttgcattgagccaggttgggtcaaacaaataaatctgGTTTGTGTGTCCAGTTGCGTTTCCTTTCCTCGCGGCTCCTCTGGTGCGACTCATCCCCAACAAACGACTTATCAAGATGAATGACTTCTTTAACAACTGTATCAAGAAGATCatcacacagagggaggagcagcCTCCTGAACAGGTGAATCTGTTTATCTAAAAATGCAAATTGAGTGAACTGAACTCAAGAGCATTccaacattttcctttttatctttGATGAGTTGTTTGAATTTATTCTATCATCTGCATCTCTTTCAAGTTCTTTTTTTCTGATAGAtagtttttatattaatattttcttgTGCAATAATGAATTAAACAGGATAGCATTCAATGGTGTGCCTTTCGGCATTcaaaacatttggttttcaaaataaaatattgcatATTCatattgaaaatatgaatgtgaaatAATGAAGGTTGGTAGAGCTTGGATTTGGAGGAGGTTTCCCTGGTGAGTTCAGCTGCACCTCTCTTCCATTTAAGTTGAGAAGATTTAGGTTGCTCCTCTCGTAGGGTTGCGTAGAAAGGGGAAGAAGGGGGGAGAACTGGGCTTATATTGGGTCATGGGGCCAAGATTGACCAATAGTGGTTGCAACTTGTGTCCCCGGTCAgttttcacacctctgtgtgatGTTGACGTGACCTGGGATACTGAGTTCTGGAGGCTCTGGTTTTCTCCAGAACAAAGGACATGGGCTCTGGGCTTCTGACTACACATGCAGGCCGAACTGTAGTTCACAAATACCAGGACCCAACACTGTCGATCCTTTAATTTTCTTGTAGAGGCGTCGAGACTTCCTCCAGCTGATGTTGGATGCTCGAACCAGCAAAGAGTCTGTGTCTTTGGAGCACTTCGATACACTGAACCACACTGATGAGCCCAATCCCAGGAACCAGCAAGCGCAACCATCGGCCTCGGATCAGGAGGCCCACAGCAGGGCTCCACAGAAAAAGATGATCACTGAGGATGAGATCGTGGGTCAGGCTTTTGTCTTCCTCCTGGCTGGCTACGAAACCAGCAGCAACACCCTGGGCTTCACCTGCTACCTGCTGGCCATCAACCCTGAAAGTCAACACAAAGTACAAGAAGAGGTGGATGAGTTCTTCACGAGACATGTGAGTGTATTCACCCATTGTTGAATCTGATCTTCTTTGCGTCATTTAGTTATGACAGAAGACAGTGATGGGTTTTGACTGTGCTACCTGTTGTTGTAGGAGTCACCAGATTACACTAACGTTCAGGAGCTGAAGTACTTGGACATGGTTGTATGTGAAGCACTGCGCCTCTACCCTCCTGGATTCAGGTAAAGGAAGATTTATGCATGTATACATGATCACATGGACTAAAGGCCtatgattggtctgctaactacatcgtTTCCGGAGTGAGATTTCCGGTTTCACGCCCCATAATATCGGCAGTAACCACGGaggatttagaagaacgaatttGGACCGAATAGAAGAGTGTTTGGCAGAAGAggtccgaaagtatgaccacttgtataacccgtcattgacGGAATACAATGACGCGCAGATGGCctgcaattcctggaaggaGATCTCGGCTGTAATCTCGGTTGCAGGTTGACGAGTgtacgaagctgtggaggaagatcAGGACAattttgtccgccagaaaaaggctatgaggagcagcagtggtgatgtaaataaacagtcgactgttgccacacacaaaaaaggcaTCTCTAAGGTCATCTTCGACAAAAAGAGTTACTCCACCTAGTggtctggcggtgaattgctttgcaacacgcgcaacccttggagaaccataCATTCAAATAAGCCGTCGACACGACTGCGCGAAAAGCCACAGTTTCAGAAGCATCAcatataaagaagaaaaaagtatttGAGGTCTGTAAATACTGCAGTGTCATTATATTCCGCTGCATTCTGTC encodes the following:
- the LOC133955373 gene encoding thromboxane-A synthase-like, coding for MEAAADFLNVFLPEAGGSSLTLGLFLVFLGLLYWYSYYPYSVLSRCGIKHPKPLPFFGNIFMFREGLFGPIADIIRTHGRVCGYYLGRNPVVVVADPDMIRQVLVRDFSSFPNRMTVHFPSKPMCDSLLMLRNERWKRVRSILTPSFSAARLKEMAPLINTVTDVLMNNLNVYAESGEAFDIHKCFGCFTMDVIASVAFGTQVDSQKNPDDPFVRHAQIFFSFSLFKPIALIFIAFPFLAAPLVRLIPNKRLIKMNDFFNNCIKKIITQREEQPPEQRRRDFLQLMLDARTSKESVSLEHFDTLNHTDEPNPRNQQAQPSASDQEAHSRAPQKKMITEDEIVGQAFVFLLAGYETSSNTLGFTCYLLAINPESQHKVQEEVDEFFTRHESPDYTNVQELKYLDMVVCEALRLYPPGFRFARDIDQDCVVNGQFLPKGASLEIPAGFLHYDPEHWPEPEKFIPERFTPEAKANRHPFVYLPFGAGPRNCVGMRLAQLEIKMALVRLFHKFNIVACTGTKVPIELKSSSTLGPKNGIFVKITRRNSGGARFNSTPDD